Part of the Geminocystis sp. M7585_C2015_104 genome, ATAATTTGGGGAAAACCATCTACAATCGGGTTATAGACTATACACTGAGGATAATCCATGAGTCGCCTTGCACTTTCCCTGGGTTGTGGCGCCCTGGTGATTGCCATCAGCACTGTGTTGCCCCCCGCTACAGCCACCACCATCCGCCCACCAGATGTTTATGCCCAGGGGATGTCCAACCCGGTCACCGCCGAAGACTACTACCAGAGGGGCCTTAGTTTTTTGGAAAAACAAGACTACAATAGGGCCATAGCAGACTTCCAAAAGGCGGCTCAACTGGAACCTAACAGCGTCAAGGCTCATCTCGGACTGGGACTTGTTCATTGGCTGTCAAATAACTACCCCGAAACCATAAAGGAAATGACAAAAGTGATACAGATGGATCCTTCGGTGGTGTTGGCCTATCAGGTGAGGGGGGATGCCTATTTAGAGACAAGAGAATACCAGAAAGCCATTTCCGATTATACCACAGCCCTCAAATCAGAACAGTTGCCCGTGACCTACTTCAATCGAGGGCGTTGTTATTTCTTCTCACAAGACTACAGCAGGGCATTAGCAGATTTTGACAAAGCCCTACAGTTGGAACCCAACGCCATAGACTATTATTATTTCAGGGGGTTGACTCACTACAACCTAGAAAACTACCAGAGGGCCATAGAAGACTTCACCAGGGTTGTAACTGTGGAAGAGTACCCCCCCGCATACTATTTCCGTAGCTATTCCTATTTCTTCTTAGAAGACTACCAGAAAAGCATGACCGACATCAACAAGGCCATTGCCCTGGATAATACAGATCCCGATTATTACATCCTAAGAGCCCTTAACTATTGGGTTGTGGCCAAACATGAAAATGCCCTCACTGACGCCCGAAAAGCATTGGGTATGTATGAAAGGGAGGGGGCAAAGGAAAAAATAGAACTCACCAAGGAGATGATTAACTCCATTCTGTTGGATATGAAATAATATTCTTAACAACTCTTGGCACCCTCTTGGGCATGAATAATCAGTGGGAGTATGAGGAGAAGAATTATTGTGGTGGGGAGTGGGGTAATAGGCAGTGCCATAGCTTACGAGTTAAGTAGCAACCCCCAATTGGAAATAACCCTAATAGACGAGAATGATAACCCTGGCAGTGGCGCTACGGGAGCCGCATTAGGGGTTTTGATGGGGATAATCAGTCTAAAAACCAAGGGGAGGGCCTGGACATTAAGGGAAGCTAGTGTCCGCCGTTATCATCAGTTGATACCCGAATTGGAGGAATTGACGGGCTTATCCATCCCCCACAATAAAGATGGCACTGTCAAACTCCTTCTTGACCAGGAAGAGATAACCAAATACGAAAAACTGGCTCAACTGCGCGCTTCCCAAGGCTACTCGCTACAGTTGTGGGACATAGAAAAACTAAGACAAAACTGTCCAGAATTAGACATTTCTGCCACAGACACCAAGGGGGCAGTTTATTCTCCCTACGACTGGCAGGTAAGTCCAACCCCCCTCACCAAAGCCCTGGTTAAGGGTGCAAGTGTAAAAGGAGTACAATGTATTCTGGGCAAAAGAGTCATTGCCCTCAGGCTAAACAAAAGTGGCGTATGTGAAGGGGTGGAATTAGAGGGGCACTCCCTGTCTGCCGACTATGTGATTTTGGCCACGGGCTTAGGCACCACCCCTCTGGTTAAACCCCTGGGAGTGGACATAAGAATCGAACCAGTGTTGGGACAGGCCCTCTTACTAAAATATGACAAGTGGTCACACCCAGAAGGCTTTAACCCCGTCATAAGCGGCGACGATATTCACATAGCACCTCTCGGGGATGGACAATTCTGGCTGGGTGCCACCGTTGAGTTTCCCTCCGGACAAGAGTCTGAGCCCACCCCCAGTCCCGATTTGTTACAACAGTTATATCAAAGGGCAACCGAATTTTATCCCAACCTTAAACAGGCCACAATAATGTTATCCTGGACTGGCCAAAGACCCCATCCCCAGGGCAAGCCCGCACCGGTAATTGAAAAACTTTCCAGCCATCCCAATGTTATCCTAGCCACGGGCCACTACCGCAACGGCATCCTCCTCGCACCAGCCACTGCCCAAACTGTTAGGCAGATGATTGAAGCCGAAATTTAAAGAATTTTTAACAGGCCCTTGACAAAAATGTGAGTGTTGTGAGGGGGCTCTCCTGATGATTTTTAACAAACAGGGCCTGAAGGCCAAATGAATTGTGGAAAAGGGTGATTTTGGTCAAGTGCTGGTATAAAGGCAGTGCAAAACTGGAGGTTAGACAGTTAGAAGCCCTTCATTCTCATAATTTTTCAAAGTCAAAGTAGTTAATGAAATGCAGCACATGTAAACCGACATATGGTAGTAAGAGACAAAAACCCAACCACATACGGTGAATTTGAATATCTATTGGAAAATTAGACTAAAAAATAATCACTTACAAAAGTATTTACAATTTTACCCCTTCCAACAAGAGAAGACCACAGATATACTATAAGGAGGAAAATGTCTCTAGAAGGGCTAGCCAGATTAAAAGAGAAGTGTGAATAATTGGCCAATTTTCTCAAGACTAATCCGACAGTAATTCAAAATGGGGGAGGGGAGGCAGTGGCTAAATAGGAAAAAGAATGGTTTACTAGTAGACAAAGAAGGAAACTAGAAACAAGCTTGGTTGGGATAGGGGGTATGGAAAAAACTATGACGATATTGCTGCCAATGCCATAATCGCCCACCACAAGAGGGCAGAAGTAGATATAGGGCCAAAGTATTTTTAAATGCGCCAATAGAGGAGAAAATAAGCTATTGGATAGATTTGATAGGTAGGAGAAGATAGCCCCTGGAAATAGTATTATCAGCTATTTGACCCCCCCTTTCTCCAAACCTATTCCCCAACCCCCCTGGACAAAGAATAAATATGCCCCTTGAAAAGAAACACCCCCTGGCCCCCACAGGGCGGGGTTATTGTTTTTTCTTTTAGGGGTCATCCACAATCGGAATGGTGGGACTTGAACCCACGGCCTCTTCGTCCCGAACGAAGCGCGCTACCAAACTGCGCTACATCCCGTTGTGTTGTTCGACCACAAGATATTTTATAACATATTTTAGTTATTTATTGTGGGATTTAACCACAATCTTCTGAGTGGATAAGTTTTCTCATCTTAGCCACTCCCTTTTTCAGACGACGAGAAACTGTTATTACACTCACCCCCAGCATTTCTGCAGTCTCCTTTTGGGTTAAATCCTTGAGAAATACAAACTCTAACACCTTGCGAATGCCGTCTTCTAACTGACCTAGGGCATTTTGCAGACGGATTTTGTCCTCTTCTGCCAGTTGGAAGCTGCGATAGCGGTTGTCAGGGAGGCAATCGGCTAGGGTAAGTTTCTCATCTTCATCGCTGGTGCTAACATCTAAACTAATGGGTTCACGGTTTTGATGGGCCAGTTTCACCTCTTCCCACTCTTGCAGAGAAATCCCTAACTCCCTTGCTATCTCCTCATCCGTTGGCTGACGACGAAGAGTATTTCTCAGTTTTCGCATTGCCTTGTTGGCTTGGTTTTTCAATTCCAAACAGCGCCTGGGAATCCTAATGGCACAACCTTTATCTCGCAAATAGTGTTGTATTTCCCCTCTGATGTAGGGTACTGCAAACGTACTAAAAGCGTACCCCCTTTCTGGGTCAAAACGCTCAATTGCCCTCAGTAAGCCTATACACCCCACCTGGAGTAGGTCCTCATGACTCTCCCGACATTGATTCACCCAACGGCACACTTCCTGACGGACCAACCCCATATTCAATTCTAATATCTTATTTCTTATTTCCAGATTTTTTGTCCGTCTATACTCCCAAAAGAGTTGACTATTCTCTTTTGTGTAGCTGGAGTCAATACTTATGGTTTTCATATTTCCCAAGCCAGGCAATTTTCCTTTTTTCGACTAGTAGTTTTTATAACAACAAAAAATGCAGCCCATCCTACTTTCTGCTAACACAACCATCCTCCCACTATTCTATTTTGTCAATCACTTTTATTGCATCGAGGTATTCACTTACTTTCTGATCCCCATTCATAGCTCCCATGATTATATACACTTACATCTTGGTATTCCCTTAACATCTGTTTACAATAACTCTTAGAGAGAATTAGCTAGGGGTGGCAGGAGGAATATGACAGAAAAAAATCAAATATTTAGAGAGAAACAAAAATTTTTCGACTTGTGGGCAAGAACTTACGATCTTATCCCTACGACTATATTTTATCAGACAATTCACCGTCGTTTATTGAGTTATGTTGTCCTTCCCTCCCCCTGTTTAGTGTTGGATGTGGGATGTGGTACAGGGAAACTACTTAACCTTTTAGCGGCAAGGTATCCACAATTAAAGGGGATTGGTTTAGATTTATCCCCAGAAATGCTAAAACAGGCGCGTAAGGCTAATCGTCATCATCCTAGACTTATTTTTGTGGGCGGCAATGCTGAAAATTTACCCTTTGCCGACAATCAGTTTGATGCGGTGTTTAACACTATCAGCTTTTTACATTATCCAAACCCAGAAGCGGTATTCCAAGAAGTGGCTAGAGTTTTGAAGCCAGGTGGATACTTCTACCTGGCAGATTACATAGCAAAAGAAACACAAAATACAGTTTCTATCTCTCCTGGAAAAATTCGGTTTTATAGTGCCAAGAAGAGAGAAGAAATGGCCACTTCATCAGGGCTTTTAACTGTTTCTCATCCCTATCTTTTCGCCAATGTTGTGCTTTCCATTTTTCACAAAAACCATTGGTTTAAAAATTGAAAATATGGTATATTATTCACAATATTTACTGTCTTTGGCTGACGAGAGCGCCTGGAAATTGCATGACATTTCGTCTGATTAAGGGAACCTTTCACGTAGTCGGATACTCCCCAGATGGAGATTCGGTTCGTTTTAAAGCCAAAAATCCCGAAAACTGGAATTTGTTGGCGGGCATACCAACAGTATTGAATGAAGAAAATCATGCCCAAATCCGTCTTCTAGGCATTGATAGTTTAGAAACTCACTTCCGCAACTTTCAACAACAGTGGGGTTTTACTTCTGCAAACTTTTTATTAGAAAAGCTGGAAATAGAGGGAGTAAAATGGGATGAAGAGAAAAAAACAGTTGTGGCTGCCAAGGACAAAAACCCAGGATTTATACTGGCAAAAAAAACAGATCAACATGGTCGTCCTCTGGCTTTTGTTTTCACTGGCGATATTGATCACCCAGACGGTGCGGAATTCTTACTCCCCGTGGGTTTATTATTCAAATCGGCAAATTATCAAAGTTTGGCCTGGGGACAATCTTATCCTACTTACTATCGGGGAATAGCACCAACTTTGAGGGCCAAAATGACTGGCGCGGTAGTCAAAGCCAGGAATAAAAAAATAGGCATATGGCAATCCGATGTCACCAATCAGGGTTTTAGGGTTTGGGACCTATTTGATGTTAGCAAGAACATCGTAATATTACCAAAACTATTTCGGCGTCTGATAGCCTATCTGGAAACCAGTAGTGAACTTAGTGGTTTTAAAAACTCAATAGTGAAATCAGAAAAAGTGTTGATTCTACCCCACAAGAAAAAGAAACTATTCCGTGACATCATCCTACAACAAGAGGACTTCTTTTGCCTCTCAGAATTACCAGAAAACTTGATCTATCTATAGCCATATGTATTGTGAGTAATAAATCACTTTGTAATTCAATTCGCGACCCGGCGGGGAGCACATGGAGGCGTTGGTGTCCTATTATCAGTTGGTGCTATGTCATAGGCAACATGGGGGATAATTACTAATGAGCATAATGATAACAACTTAGAGCTAACTATCCAATTGAAAGTCAGTCTTGGAGAAAGTCTGTCCTGTGTTATGATTTCTTCCTTTCTAATCTCCGCAGCTGTATCTGGTATCATATCGGAGTACAATAGTATTCTGGGGGAATGGATAAATGATCCTCATGGGGGAGGGCCACAGAAATTCCACACTAAACCGACTCCCCGTGTGGGGGGCATAGGAGTGTTTTTGGGAGTGGCACTGGGCCTTCTCCTATTTGGCTGGCGGCAACGAGAATCTGCCCAACAGGCCATACTATTACTATTGTCGTCCCTTCCCGCCTTTGTTGCAGGTTTAGGGGAAGACATCACAAAACAAGTCCCTGTTAAGGTCAGATTGACCCTGTGTTTGCTTTCTGGTACACTAGCGTTTTTCCTGCTGGAGGGGGGAATCACAAGGACTGGTGTTTCCCTTTTGGATCATATCCTGAATTCTGCACCCCTTTCTCTGGCTTTCACCATGCTGGCTATTGGCGGTTATGCCAACGCCATAAACATCATTGATGGTTTTAATGGCCTAGCCGGTGGTGTTTGTGTCATTATACTCTGTGGACTGGCCTACGTATGCTATAGGGTTGACGACTGGTTTTTGCTGCACAGCTGTATCGTAGTGTTAGTATCTGTTCTGGGCTTTCTGGTGTGGAATTACCCCAGTGGCAGGATTTTTCTGGGCGATGGCGGGGCTTATTTTCTCGGTTTTGCTTTGGGCACCATTTCCGTTTTACTAGTCCACCGACACCCCACAGTATCCCCCTGGTTTCCCGTACTTCTGGCTATCTACCCCGTTTGGGAAACTCTCTTTTCCATCTACAGAAGACAACTGCTAAGAGGAGCTTCCGCTGGTAATGCAGATAGGTTACATCTCCACTCATTGATCTACAAAAGAGTCCTCAAAGCCTCCTGCAAAAAGGGGGATAGATGTGTATTAAATTCTACTACTAGTGTATATTTATGGTTTTTTAGTCTGATAAGCTTTATCCCCGCTGTTATCTTTTGGCAAGAAACACCAGCACTACAAATATTCACCCTATCATGGATTGTTTTTTACATCTGGTTGTATGCCAGTATTGTCAGGTTTAAAACGCCAATCTGGTTTAAATTAAATCTTAAACCCAACTTTCATGGTATAAGAACATAAGGTTCTCACAAGGGGCACTGAATTTTTAACCACAGAGGAAGTTAATGGAGATTTTAGTCACCGGTGGCGCTGGCTATATAGGTAGTCACGTGGTAAAACAATTACTAGAATACAATGACTGTGCTATAACAATAATAGACAACTTGTCCACAGGTTCTTTAAAAACTATTCAAACTCTAGAAACTATTAGGGATGATAGGAACAATCTAAAATTCATCAAAACTGACCTGAGTGATTTTAGCAAAATAGAAGAAATATTCAAAGCCAATTCCTTCCAGGCCATTATTCATTTTGCCGCGAGCATCATAGTGCCAGAAAGTGTTACCAATCCCCTTAAATACTACCTGAACAACACCACAAACACCATAAATCTGATAAATTTGGCAGTGAAATATGGGGTTTCGAAATTTATATTTTCCTCCACAGCGGCAGTTTACGGCAATCCAGAAGAAATCCCCGTAAGGGAAGATACTCCCACCCACCCCATTAACCCCTACGGCATGAGTAAATTGATGAGTGAAAATGTACTCAAAGATGCTGCCAAGGCTTATAGGGGATTTAAGTATGTAATCCTAAGGTATTTTAATGTAGCCGGCGCCGACATCAAAAACAGAATCGGCCAATGTTTTCCTAATGCCACCCACCTGATCAAAGTTGCCGCGGAAACTGCTGTTGGCAAAAGGGATAAATTGTACATCTTCGGTGACGACTATCCTACCTTTGATGGCACTTGTATAAGAGACTATATTCATGTAGATGATTTGAGCTATGCCCATTTAATGGCACTAGAATACCTGAACAACCATGACAGTGATGTGTTTAATTGTGGCTATGGCTACGGTTATTCAGTAAAACAGGTGATAGAAACCATGAAGAGGGTTTCTGGAGTGGATTTCCCAGTAGAAGTAGTCGGCAGAAGAGAGGGAGATGCCGCCTGTCTAGTGGCCAACAGTGACAAAATTAAAACCTTGATGGGGTGGCAGCCCAAGTATAACCAGTTGGAGCTCATCTGTCAAACCGCCCTCAACTGGGAGAAAAAGCTACTGTCTGGTTACTGAGCAGTTACCGATTGCCTCTTACTCCTGATTTACCATCTCCTCCTTTCCCCTCTCCTATCATGCCGACTTTCCATACCGACTACATAACCAGCAGCCCCCAGTACCACGTGACGCCGGTTCCTTTATGTTTTTTAAAACTTCTTAATACAAAAGTAATAAGACTTCTCCCCTCATATTTATTTCACCCACTCCACATCACATGGGTTATCCCCATTTGTCCCCATCAACAGGTACATTTCTCCCTCCCACAGAGTGGGTATTCTAGCAGGGGTCAAATTTTAAGTTTTGTTAAAATATAGATGGATAGTCATCAAGTCGCAAACCACAAAAGTAAGAGACGGTTCGGCAAAAAGTTCATTTTTTGTAATAATTAGATAATGACTTTCAGCCGGTCAATCTAACATCAGGCTGCCCTTTAACAATTCCCTTGTAGCTCAGTTGTACAAAACAGGTAAGAGAACATGACACAAATAGCAGGAAACGCTGATGCACCCGATATGGGGCGTCGTCAGTTTCTCAATCTTATTACCTTTGGCACAGTCACCGGTGTGGCTTTAGGGGCACTGTATCCCTACATTAGCTACTTTGTGCCTGAGTCTGCTAGTGGCACTGGTGGCGGTGTTGCTGCCAAGGATAAACTAGGCAATGACGTGGTGGCTAGTGAATTTTTAGCTAGTCACCAAGCGGGAGAGCGCGTCTTAGTCCAAGGCTTGAAGGGGGATCCTACCTACCTCATCATCACCGAGGATAAACAAATAGCTAATTACGGCTTGAATGCTGTTTGTACACATTTAGGTTGCGTGGTCCCTTGGAATGCGGCAGAAAACAAGTTTATATGTCCCTGCCATGGTTCCCAGTATAATAGCGAAGGCAAGGTGGTTCGTGGCCCAGCCCCCCTGTCTTTGGCCCTAGTCCACGCCGAAGTCCGCAATGACAAGGTATTCCTCAGCCCCTGGGAAGAAACCGACTTCCGTACCGGCGAAGAGCCCTGGTGGGTTTAATCTACCTGTTTGAATTATTTTATAATACTGAAGTTTTTATGAGAAAAGAGAAATACCGTATACCGCAAATAGCAGTTAGATTCCTTTTGGTGACACTGGCGGCAGTAGGGTTACTATTCACCCCCGCGCCACAAGCATACGCCTACCCCTTCTGGGCACAACAAACCGCCCCAGATACCCCAAGGGAAGCCACCGGCCGTATTGTTTGTGCCAACTGCCATTTAGCCGCCAAGCCTGTTGAAATCGAAATCCCCCATGCTGTACTGCCAGATACTGTATTTGAGGCTGTAGTTAAGATACCCTACGACCACTCCCAACAACAAATCTTAGGGGATGGGAGCAAGGGTGGATTAAACGTAGGGGCAGTGTTGATGCTGCCTGATGGTTTTAAAATAGCCCCCCAAGAGCGTATTCCCGAGGAAATGAAGGAAAGGGTTAACGGGGTTTACTTCCAACCCTACAAGGAAGGGAAAGACAACTGGATTATTGTTGGCCCCCTGCCCGGTGACCAATACGAGGAAATTGTTTTCCCCATCCTCTCCCCTGATCCTAAATCCGATCCTAACATTCACTACGGCAAATATGCAGTCCATGTGGGTGGCAATCGCGGCAGAGGCCAAATTTACCCCACCGGCGATTTGAGCAACAACAATGTGTTTCGGGCTACTACGGCCGGTGTTATCACCAAGATTACCAAAACTGAAATGGGTGGCTACAGCGTCACCATCAACAACAACGGTGAAGAAACCACTGTAGATATACCCCCCGGCCCTGAATTGATTGTTTCTGAAGGACAACAAATAGCTGCCGGTGCGCCTCTCACCAATGATCCCAATGTGGGGGGTTTTGGCCAAAAAGACACCGAAATTGTACTACAGAGTCCTGAACGAGTCAAGTGGTTACTGGTATTCATTGCCAGCATTATGATCTCTCAGGTCCTTCTCGTCCTCAAGAAAAAACAAGTTGAGAAGGTTCAAGAGGCCGGTTTGTACTTCTAAATTTCCTTTCTATTCCACCCATTATCTATCACTGGTTTAAGGGGCAATCATGCCCCTTTTTTTTATGACCACAGGATTGATCCCCTGTCAGAAACTAGTTGTTTTTTACTTCTCCTTGTAACTTTCTGATTTATAATAGGATATGTGTGAAAAAAAAACAAACTATGGAAGAAAAAATAAAGATTTTCGTGGTGGAGGATGAGATTATCGCCGCAGAAAGTCTCACCTGTGATCTGCAACAGCTGGGCTATGAAGTAGTAGGAAAGACCACTAATGCGGAAAAAGCCATAGAAAAAATCAAACAGCTGCAACCCGATTTAGTACTTCTGGATGTCAAAATTGGCGGCAGTATGGATGGTATTGAGTTGGCCAAGGAGTTAAATAAAATTTTTCCGATTCCTATTGTATATTTGACCGCCTACGCTGATAATAATACCCTGCAAAGGGCCATGAAAACCTCTCCGTATGGCTACATTGTCAAGCCCTACAAAAAGCAGGATTTGGCCGCCACTATTTCTATTGCCCTCCAAAAATACCAAGAAATTAGGCGCATCAAAACTCAATTAACTGTCCAACAAGAAAGACTCAATTTTTTGTCTAAATACGACGAGGTTACCCAGCTTCCCAACCAACTATCTCTGGTAGAAAATTTCAATGCCATCTTAGAAGTATTCTACCAACAAGTAGAGCAAAACAATCCCGATCAAGACATTTTCCCCCAAATAATTCCCATATTTTATATAACTTTAACCTCCCTCAAACTCCTCAGAGATAACTTGGGCACAGAATTCACCAACTTTGTCCTCAAGGCGGTGGTTAATAGACTTAAATCTATCATCATCCAAGATTCGGTTTTGGTTAGGATAGACGACGATGACTTTGCCATTATTTCCCCTCCCGTCACCACCAAACAGGTGGCCATTGACTTCGCCGAGGATTTTATTAAAAAAATGGCGCCTCCCT contains:
- a CDS encoding RNA polymerase sigma factor SigF, with amino-acid sequence MKTISIDSSYTKENSQLFWEYRRTKNLEIRNKILELNMGLVRQEVCRWVNQCRESHEDLLQVGCIGLLRAIERFDPERGYAFSTFAVPYIRGEIQHYLRDKGCAIRIPRRCLELKNQANKAMRKLRNTLRRQPTDEEIARELGISLQEWEEVKLAHQNREPISLDVSTSDEDEKLTLADCLPDNRYRSFQLAEEDKIRLQNALGQLEDGIRKVLEFVFLKDLTQKETAEMLGVSVITVSRRLKKGVAKMRKLIHSEDCG
- a CDS encoding FAD-binding oxidoreductase, translating into MRRRIIVVGSGVIGSAIAYELSSNPQLEITLIDENDNPGSGATGAALGVLMGIISLKTKGRAWTLREASVRRYHQLIPELEELTGLSIPHNKDGTVKLLLDQEEITKYEKLAQLRASQGYSLQLWDIEKLRQNCPELDISATDTKGAVYSPYDWQVSPTPLTKALVKGASVKGVQCILGKRVIALRLNKSGVCEGVELEGHSLSADYVILATGLGTTPLVKPLGVDIRIEPVLGQALLLKYDKWSHPEGFNPVISGDDIHIAPLGDGQFWLGATVEFPSGQESEPTPSPDLLQQLYQRATEFYPNLKQATIMLSWTGQRPHPQGKPAPVIEKLSSHPNVILATGHYRNGILLAPATAQTVRQMIEAEI
- the galE gene encoding UDP-glucose 4-epimerase GalE; the encoded protein is MEILVTGGAGYIGSHVVKQLLEYNDCAITIIDNLSTGSLKTIQTLETIRDDRNNLKFIKTDLSDFSKIEEIFKANSFQAIIHFAASIIVPESVTNPLKYYLNNTTNTINLINLAVKYGVSKFIFSSTAAVYGNPEEIPVREDTPTHPINPYGMSKLMSENVLKDAAKAYRGFKYVILRYFNVAGADIKNRIGQCFPNATHLIKVAAETAVGKRDKLYIFGDDYPTFDGTCIRDYIHVDDLSYAHLMALEYLNNHDSDVFNCGYGYGYSVKQVIETMKRVSGVDFPVEVVGRREGDAACLVANSDKIKTLMGWQPKYNQLELICQTALNWEKKLLSGY
- a CDS encoding cytochrome b6-f complex iron-sulfur subunit, encoding MTQIAGNADAPDMGRRQFLNLITFGTVTGVALGALYPYISYFVPESASGTGGGVAAKDKLGNDVVASEFLASHQAGERVLVQGLKGDPTYLIITEDKQIANYGLNAVCTHLGCVVPWNAAENKFICPCHGSQYNSEGKVVRGPAPLSLALVHAEVRNDKVFLSPWEETDFRTGEEPWWV
- a CDS encoding apocytochrome f, which encodes MRKEKYRIPQIAVRFLLVTLAAVGLLFTPAPQAYAYPFWAQQTAPDTPREATGRIVCANCHLAAKPVEIEIPHAVLPDTVFEAVVKIPYDHSQQQILGDGSKGGLNVGAVLMLPDGFKIAPQERIPEEMKERVNGVYFQPYKEGKDNWIIVGPLPGDQYEEIVFPILSPDPKSDPNIHYGKYAVHVGGNRGRGQIYPTGDLSNNNVFRATTAGVITKITKTEMGGYSVTINNNGEETTVDIPPGPELIVSEGQQIAAGAPLTNDPNVGGFGQKDTEIVLQSPERVKWLLVFIASIMISQVLLVLKKKQVEKVQEAGLYF
- a CDS encoding thermonuclease family protein, with amino-acid sequence MTFRLIKGTFHVVGYSPDGDSVRFKAKNPENWNLLAGIPTVLNEENHAQIRLLGIDSLETHFRNFQQQWGFTSANFLLEKLEIEGVKWDEEKKTVVAAKDKNPGFILAKKTDQHGRPLAFVFTGDIDHPDGAEFLLPVGLLFKSANYQSLAWGQSYPTYYRGIAPTLRAKMTGAVVKARNKKIGIWQSDVTNQGFRVWDLFDVSKNIVILPKLFRRLIAYLETSSELSGFKNSIVKSEKVLILPHKKKKLFRDIILQQEDFFCLSELPENLIYL
- a CDS encoding tetratricopeptide repeat protein encodes the protein MSRLALSLGCGALVIAISTVLPPATATTIRPPDVYAQGMSNPVTAEDYYQRGLSFLEKQDYNRAIADFQKAAQLEPNSVKAHLGLGLVHWLSNNYPETIKEMTKVIQMDPSVVLAYQVRGDAYLETREYQKAISDYTTALKSEQLPVTYFNRGRCYFFSQDYSRALADFDKALQLEPNAIDYYYFRGLTHYNLENYQRAIEDFTRVVTVEEYPPAYYFRSYSYFFLEDYQKSMTDINKAIALDNTDPDYYILRALNYWVVAKHENALTDARKALGMYEREGAKEKIELTKEMINSILLDMK
- a CDS encoding glycosyltransferase family 4 protein — translated: MISSFLISAAVSGIISEYNSILGEWINDPHGGGPQKFHTKPTPRVGGIGVFLGVALGLLLFGWRQRESAQQAILLLLSSLPAFVAGLGEDITKQVPVKVRLTLCLLSGTLAFFLLEGGITRTGVSLLDHILNSAPLSLAFTMLAIGGYANAINIIDGFNGLAGGVCVIILCGLAYVCYRVDDWFLLHSCIVVLVSVLGFLVWNYPSGRIFLGDGGAYFLGFALGTISVLLVHRHPTVSPWFPVLLAIYPVWETLFSIYRRQLLRGASAGNADRLHLHSLIYKRVLKASCKKGDRCVLNSTTSVYLWFFSLISFIPAVIFWQETPALQIFTLSWIVFYIWLYASIVRFKTPIWFKLNLKPNFHGIRT
- a CDS encoding class I SAM-dependent methyltransferase gives rise to the protein MTEKNQIFREKQKFFDLWARTYDLIPTTIFYQTIHRRLLSYVVLPSPCLVLDVGCGTGKLLNLLAARYPQLKGIGLDLSPEMLKQARKANRHHPRLIFVGGNAENLPFADNQFDAVFNTISFLHYPNPEAVFQEVARVLKPGGYFYLADYIAKETQNTVSISPGKIRFYSAKKREEMATSSGLLTVSHPYLFANVVLSIFHKNHWFKN